GTCATGGTCACCCACGATCCTGTCGCCGCAAGCTACTGCAGCCGGGTCATCTTCATCAAAGACGGTCAGATTTACACACAATTAACAAAAGGTGATCAGGAAAGACAGCCATTCTTCAAAGACATCATGAAAACCCAAGGCGTGCTTGGCGGGGTGCAAAATGAACATTAATACCCTCATCTTCAGAAACCTGAAGAAGAATCTGAACAATTATTACTTATATGTATTTGCGTTAGTATTCAGTGTCGCCCTTTATTTCGCCTTTGTCACTTTACAATATGACCCCTCCATGGATGAAGCGAAAGGAACCATAAAAGGTGGGGCTGCCGTACGCACAGCCTCGGGGCTGCTTGTCGCAATCGTCTCGATTTTTCTCTTATATGCCAACACCCTTTTCATAAAGAGAAGAAGTAAAGAAATCGGCCTTTTTCAGCTAATTGGTATGACCAGGAATAAAATTTTTCGTATATTAAGCACAGAGAATTTCATTCTTTATTTTGGTTCATTGATACTCGGCATCGGTATCGGTTTCTCCTTCTCGAAACTGATCACCATGATCCTTTTTAAAACGACGGGAGTAGATGCGGTCGCCAAACTGCACTTTTCCAATCATGCTTTTGTTCAGACAATCCTCGTTTTCAGTGTAATTTACTTGCTGATTATGCTCATGAACTTTTTATTTATTAAGAGACAGAGCATCCTCTCACTGTTCAGAGTCCAATCATCGACCGAAACGAAAGTGAAGAAGATGTCTAAGTTTGAAATCATTATCGGGATCCTTGGACTGATTTCCGTTGCATCTGGTTACTATGCCTCTTCCAAACTGTTTGGGGGGGATTTCACAACAATGCCGCAGTTGTACGGGGCTATGTTATTTATCCTTGGAACAGTAATCATCGGGACTTACCTGTTTTATAAAGGGTCCGTAAGTTTCATATTTAACGTCATACGAAAGAAAAAAGGCGGATACCTGAATATCAACGAAGTGATGTCCCTTTCTTCCATCATGTTCAGGATGAAATCAAATGCCTTACTGCTGACGATCATCACAACGGTATCGGCACTTGCCATCGCCTTATTATCCTTAAGCTACATCGGTTATTACTCGGCTGAAAAAAAAGCTGTCAATAACGTTCCGACGGATTTCACTTTCATCAATACGCAAGACTTCGAACGTTTTAAGGAAGCTTTAATTGAACAAGACATTGATTATAAGAAAGAAGAAATTGAAGTCATCCAAGTCCTTCTCAATCTAAAAGATATAACAGACACTGAGTCCGGTATCCTGAACGGCACACTGGATGCCATGCCAAATTCGGTCATCAGTGAAAAAAGCTTAGAAGGTGTCGACCTCCAAGAAGACGAAACCCTCTTTACTGGTTATAGTGACTTACTACAAAGGATCATTCCTTTACATGATTCAGGCGTGACGGAGCTTAAAGGAAAGAACCAAGTCACCAGGCTAAAGTACTTGGGCATGCGGAGGGAATACCCCATTTCAGGATGGTTCACAGCCGGTGGCTCCCCGGTCGTCATTGTGGATGATCGGCTATTCCAGCAGTTGAAACAAGATTTGGATCCTGCTATTCAGAAAGAATCTTCACTCTACATCGGTATCAGCATTGAAGAAGATGACCTCAGGGAAGCAAACGACCTGTTTCAGAAGTTAAACCTCCAAGAGAGATGGGGAAATGCCTCACAGCAAGATATGATGACTGACCAGAAAAAAAGCATCGGTCTCATCATGTTCATCGTCGGCTTTCTGGGTCTCACCTTCCTCATCACATCCGGTTGTATTTTGTACTTCAAACAAATGGATGAGAGCGAAGACGAGAAACCGAACTATACGATTTTAAGAAAATTAGGTTTCACACAAAAGGATTTACTGACAGGCATCCAGATCAAGCAACTCTTTAACTTCGGGATTCCTTTGACCATCGGCCTCCTCCACGGTTATTTCGCTGTACAGTCAGGATGGTTTCTGTTCGGAGCAGAAGTTTGGACGCCAATGCTTATCGTCATGGGCTTATATACGCTGTTATATTCCATCTTCGGTGTATTGTCGGTTTATTATTATAAGAAAGTGATCAAAGCATCACTATAACGAAAAGAGCCGTCCCAATTCACGGGGATGGCTCTTAGATGTATTCCCTATTTACTTCCTTTTCTGACTCTTTATTATGAGAGGATTTCCTTTTACTCGATCTAACACGCCTAAGATCTCTCTTACTAAATTAACTCCGGATGCTTGCTGAGCTTCCAACCACTCCATACCGTCTTTATTCACCATTCTTAACGTCCAATTATAAGTTGGAGATGAAAGGACGTGAACACCTTCTATATTCCATTTAAGTCCGTTCCTATAGAAAACCATCAATCTATTCGTATGAATCTTTCTTTGTATTGTTCTATTAAAATGCTTTAATAGTAAACTATCAGAAGCAATGTTATTATTGATCCTTACTTCGTTTACATTATCAATGGCCCGATTTTTACAATAGATCTGATAATCATTCGGAATTATATAAAGGGGATCATTCAATCGAACCGACCGGTCTTCAATTCCCATCAGCATCCTTGGAAAGATAATTTGTTTCATTGTGTAGTCAGGCGCAGGATGCTGAATGACCTTATAGCTCATTTCATCTTCTTTTATACACTCAATGACTCGATCATCACTGAAATAGAAAATACTTTGTTCAATGTGATCAGTTACAATTTCTGCAACCAGATTGCTTCTTGCCAGAACCCACATGGCCTCAATAAATTGATCCTCAAATTTTAATTCTCCGTGAATATAATCTACAATGCCCATCATCTTGAGCTTTTTGAACATACTCTCCCATTCCTCTTGCAGATCATCTTCTTGGTAATAAGGAAATGGGTTTGTTACTCCTATCAGTACTTTCCCGCCTAACATCTTTACCAGTAAGTACAAATCTTTGCTGGTCACTACCCAATCACCCAATTGTAATCCCCCTTTACTCAACGGATAGAATATGCGATGACCATGACAATCATATACACAGAATCAGTTATGAAGTATAACATCAAAATTGTTCGATAATATATTCAAAAATTGAAGCGTCTACTATTAAAGATACATTCAACTATGATTCTTCATTTTGGAGCTATGTACAAGTAATGGAATACATCATTTTCACGTTCATAATTTGAATCGAAGTCAACAACAAAACCATCAATAATAGCCCTAATACAAAGTAATCGCTAGTTTTCACGCAAATATGTTTTCATAAAAATTTCTGTTTAACAAAGTCATACACAAACGTATTAGCCATACCAAGATAACAAGATACTAGTAATAAGACATTTTGAATTTATAAGGGGCTACTATATAAAAAAAGAGCCCAAGCATGAATACCAATAATCGGAAAAAGACCTGCCCAAAAAATGGGGCAAACAAGATATACCTTAGAGAGAAAGTCCATGCAAATTAACAAAAGCCCGATATCGTTTATACTATTTTCTTATTTTCATGAATATAGGATATAACTTTATTAATATCCGTCGTATAAAATAAAATTTGGTTCATGTCATACATTACTTTATGTTCAACGATAAGATACTCATCAGGATGGATGTTGTTAAAAAATTTTTTCCACTTGTGCATCTTCTCCATCTTCTTTGTTTCTTCGTCTAATTTTTCAGAATCAAATTTATAGACTCCGTAACTTGGTACCTCTATTTTCGTTTGGGGGAATTTCATCTGTAACTCCTCTATCATATCTCTTTGAGGTTCAATTTCTGTTACGACCACTACATTTTCTTCTGCTGCATCCAGTATTTTGTTCGATTGATTATCATATTCTTCATCGCTCAATTCTTTTTCTGGGAAAATAGCGATGCAAAAAAGGTTTTCTTTTGTTTCTTTTTTATTAAAGAACATGTTTTTCGAACCTCCAATTATAAAAGTCTTCTGATTGACCATTTAACCATTTTTTCTAAGTCTTCTTGGTAGTCCAAATTGCGGATATACTTTTTTTAATATATGTTCATTCTTACGGATAAAATAGTATCGGTACAAAGACGTTGAAAAGAAAGCCGTCAGTAGTGACAAAATTGATACTCCTGTAATTATGATAATGTTAAAAACAGACATCGTCATGAAAGAAGTAATGATAATTTGAGCTACTACATACCCAATGCTTGAAACGGTTAATATTGGTGATATTTTTATCTTGCTTCCTTTCTTATGTAGTCTCTCATAGGAACCTGAATGTAGCATTCTGTAATTAAATACTTGAAAGAATACTAATAATGAAAGCAAGAGTATTAGCCCAGATATAAAAGGAAGCTTACTTAAAACACCAATATTCACATATAGGAATTTTTGTACAACCAAAAAATATATATAGGTATTCACCAGTCCGTATATCCCAAAAAACAGATGATAGGATTTCTCATATTTATAGGGATCCACAATATAAAGAACCGCCCAAATATGTAATATGCCCACCGGAACGATTGATGGCCAGAAAAAAGCATATGAGAAGGGTTCTCCCAAAATAGGAAGTAGCCCAATAAGATCCAAAAAAAAGATGAAAAAGGTAATGATATTTCGTCTATTCTCCAATGGCCTTTGTAAATTCAAGTATGATAATGTTATTGGGTCTATATCTCGATGTTTGTTCAAAACTGCCACCTCTTAATTTTTTTCATTTTATTTTTTTAACTAAACCATGACCCGACTTTATTAATTAGCCCAGTAGTCCCTTTTTTAATAGCATCTCCAATTGAATCACTTTCGCCATCACCATCGACATCCATAAGCTTTAAATCACTTAATAGGGTGGTCACTACTACCCCTCCTACTGCCCCTGCAACTGCACCTACCGCTACTCCAACTGGTCCTCCCAATGTTCCTGCATAGGCACCCGCCTGCGCTCCTGCATAGGCGGCACCCCAAATGGATGCTCCTGCTACTACAACATCTCCAGTTACATTTCCAGCTATTTCACTTCTAGACTGATTATGTTGAACACCGTGGACAATATCACCAACGACAGTTGTCCCAACACCAATATAACCAATTTTATTTCCCGACCACTTAAATGACTCTTTTATACTAGTCATGGGATCGACTAGTTTATAAAGTTTTTTATAGTTTGTAGCATTTTTACCTGAATAGGTCCTTTTTTTCACCTTGTATACTTCGGGTCTATCCACCTTGACCCTTATCCTTTCCTTACCCTGCGCTGTTGTATATGTGCTTTTTGTTACACCAAAACCTTTTCTGGAAAGAGTGACGCCTTTTGCAGCCCCATATCCTGTTGAAGCCATCACCCCAAAATTAGTCGCCGCATTAATTGGTTGCTCACGCCACTGATCAAAATTAATCCCTAATGTGGGAGTCGGATCCCATGCAGGCTGCAGCCCATTCACAGTATCTGCAGCTTCTACACCATTTTCAACAAATCTAGGATTGTTTGTTAATTCATAATAGGGGTTTGTTGCCTCGCTGTCTGTATATTGAGGGTTATAGCAGCTATTTGGCTGATAGGTGACAATTGATATCTTCCCACTGGAAAAGAGACCTTGAACCTGCTGGATATATTGATTCATTCTGGTAACATCTTGCTGGATAGGTTGAAGGGCATTAGATTGACTCTGGTCAAACTGGTGTAATTTTTCTACCGTATGATCCTTTTGACGCTTTGCTATGTGGACCTCTTGAAGAAATGAGTCATCTGAAAGCTTTGGTAAAGAGACAATGTCCTGGACACTTTGAATCATTGCGTTGGATTCACTTGTTATATCCATAACCATATTTTTGGATCGGTTCAGCCCATTGTCGACATCGTGCTGGAGGAAGCTTTCCTCTATATAGCCATTTTGTGAGGGCTCCATCTCTTGTAATTCACCTTTAATTGATTTTAGAGTTGATTCATAAGTCGAGACCATTTGCTGGTAGAATTCCAGGAAAGATTGATGGGAATCCCGATAGAAAGCCCGTATAGATTGGCCTCCCCTGCCCTTAAAGGATTCTTCTTGTGCGATAAAATCACGTATGGAGGATTCAATTTCAAGCATCTGGTCTTTTTGTTGATTTAATGTGTGAAGCAATTTTTCCAAACCTGACTCTAAAGACATGACATCGAGTGTTTTCATCCTTTTTCTCTCCCTACCTTACTTTCATATGTGACGAAAGATTTCGGTCTGCTTGAGCCATATCCTGGACAGCCTGACGCGTCTGTTCTTCATTTCTCATAAGTAATTGTTTATAATCCTCTATCATCTGTCCCATCATCTGGTTTAACTCATTTATTTTGGTGACTACCTCCAAGGCGTTTCCCTGTCCTATGTCATAAGGCAGATTAGATTGAAGTGCTTCTGTTGAAAATTTCAACTTTGTAAGACTTTGCTCTATTTCCCCATGAACAACCTTTATTTCTTTGACCATTCAAAAAACCTCCAATCATCATTTCTGGTGCTCTGAATTCTTTTCCTCTAACTGCATGATCTGTATGATATGTTCAATCGACTCAATTTCACTTCGAGTTTGCTGCATTTTACTTGTTAGTATAGAAAACACTTCATGAAATTGATTTATCTCGATGTCATTAAAATAATGAAGCATCCCTTCA
The nucleotide sequence above comes from Bacillus sp. KH172YL63. Encoded proteins:
- a CDS encoding FtsX-like permease family protein, which codes for MNINTLIFRNLKKNLNNYYLYVFALVFSVALYFAFVTLQYDPSMDEAKGTIKGGAAVRTASGLLVAIVSIFLLYANTLFIKRRSKEIGLFQLIGMTRNKIFRILSTENFILYFGSLILGIGIGFSFSKLITMILFKTTGVDAVAKLHFSNHAFVQTILVFSVIYLLIMLMNFLFIKRQSILSLFRVQSSTETKVKKMSKFEIIIGILGLISVASGYYASSKLFGGDFTTMPQLYGAMLFILGTVIIGTYLFYKGSVSFIFNVIRKKKGGYLNINEVMSLSSIMFRMKSNALLLTIITTVSALAIALLSLSYIGYYSAEKKAVNNVPTDFTFINTQDFERFKEALIEQDIDYKKEEIEVIQVLLNLKDITDTESGILNGTLDAMPNSVISEKSLEGVDLQEDETLFTGYSDLLQRIIPLHDSGVTELKGKNQVTRLKYLGMRREYPISGWFTAGGSPVVIVDDRLFQQLKQDLDPAIQKESSLYIGISIEEDDLREANDLFQKLNLQERWGNASQQDMMTDQKKSIGLIMFIVGFLGLTFLITSGCILYFKQMDESEDEKPNYTILRKLGFTQKDLLTGIQIKQLFNFGIPLTIGLLHGYFAVQSGWFLFGAEVWTPMLIVMGLYTLLYSIFGVLSVYYYKKVIKASL
- a CDS encoding ribonuclease YeeF family protein encodes the protein MKTLDVMSLESGLEKLLHTLNQQKDQMLEIESSIRDFIAQEESFKGRGGQSIRAFYRDSHQSFLEFYQQMVSTYESTLKSIKGELQEMEPSQNGYIEESFLQHDVDNGLNRSKNMVMDITSESNAMIQSVQDIVSLPKLSDDSFLQEVHIAKRQKDHTVEKLHQFDQSQSNALQPIQQDVTRMNQYIQQVQGLFSSGKISIVTYQPNSCYNPQYTDSEATNPYYELTNNPRFVENGVEAADTVNGLQPAWDPTPTLGINFDQWREQPINAATNFGVMASTGYGAAKGVTLSRKGFGVTKSTYTTAQGKERIRVKVDRPEVYKVKKRTYSGKNATNYKKLYKLVDPMTSIKESFKWSGNKIGYIGVGTTVVGDIVHGVQHNQSRSEIAGNVTGDVVVAGASIWGAAYAGAQAGAYAGTLGGPVGVAVGAVAGAVGGVVVTTLLSDLKLMDVDGDGESDSIGDAIKKGTTGLINKVGSWFS
- a CDS encoding YwqI/YxiC family protein; the encoded protein is MVKEIKVVHGEIEQSLTKLKFSTEALQSNLPYDIGQGNALEVVTKINELNQMMGQMIEDYKQLLMRNEEQTRQAVQDMAQADRNLSSHMKVR